In Dermacentor variabilis isolate Ectoservices chromosome 7, ASM5094787v1, whole genome shotgun sequence, a genomic segment contains:
- the LOC142588376 gene encoding iris-like has product MEKKALSHQPTRASKACCSQQPKLDVWEPPDSYRPLTESSTAACSRRHNRSRTKSRASRARDGKKNKHKGNAVVPVVETRQWSGMRRLLHRIHSFGSHSSRRHHEDQETEEEDRRASVSDMTTSTVGPSTHSPPLSAPVMGFAIDLYRQLVLHTGAAGSHGASSKGAGTPRNVVFSPFAVAAALSMTLAGARYGTAKELEAALHARDDEQIHSQFAAQLARINSHALNVVFEVNNRIYSDLRYPVIEGYRAFLHDTYGEDTVRTVDFSFRHGEVLAEANDCVARTSANTVRDVVGSDSFGPNTELALVSGAYFCGAWKSPFQAAFTGPDEFHVDAHTVVRVNMMNQMQPFGVAHSDQLQATALEMPHLGGKTCMIIILPDKMDGLPELERNLTPRSLSDLLHKILVRPNVMVKLPKFVVQLSCKLREPLKAMGVRELFTARANLSGIFETGSPALADVFHGTFLEVNEEGAETTEPSVEALVDGGPGLGEITRLTVNRPFIFLIKPRHGNVLFIMGSVRRP; this is encoded by the exons CATGTTGCAGTCAACAACCGAAGTTGGACGTATGGGAGCCTCCGGACAGCTACCGACCGCTCACGGAATCATCCACGGCGGCTTGCTCGCGGCGCCACAATCGCTCGAGAACGAAATCGCGAGCGTCGCGAGCACGAGACGGTAAGAAGAACAAGCACAAAGGCAACGCTGTCGTGCCCGTTGTCGAGACCCGACAGTGGTCCGGGATGCGTCGGTTATTGCACCGAATCCACTCGTTCGGCTCCCATTCGTCCCGCCGCCATCACGAAGACCAGGAAACCGAGGAAGAGGACCGGCGCGCCTCTGTGTCCGACATGACGACCAGCACCGTGGGACCCTCGACTCACTCGCCGCCGCTCAGCGCCCCCGTCATGGGCTTCGCCATTGATCTGTACCGGCAGCTGGTGCTGCACACCGGAGCCGCAGGCAGCCACGGAGCCAGCAGCAAGGGCGCCGGGACGCCGCGCAACGTCGTCTTCTCGCCGTTCGCGGTGGCCGCTGCGCTGTCCATGACGTTGGCCGGCGCCCGCTACGGCACGGCCAAG GAGCTGGAGGCTGCCCTGCACGCCCGCGACGACGAGCAGATCCACAGCCAGTTCGCGGCACAGTTGGCGCGCATCAACAGCCATGCGCTGAACGTCGTGTTCGAGGTGAACAACCGCATCTACAGCGACCTGCGCTACCCGGTCATCGAGGGCTACCGAGCTTTCTTGCACGACACGTACGGTGAGGACACCGTGCGCACCGTGGACTTTTCCTTCCGCCACGGCGAGGTTCTCGCCGAGGCCAACGACTGCGTGGCCCGCACCTCGGCCAACACAGTCCGCGACGTCGTCGGCTCGGACAGCTTCGGCCCCAATACGGAGCTGGCGCTGGTCAGCGGGGCGTATTTCTGCGGCGCCTGGAAGTCGCCGTTCCAG GCAGCCTTCACGGGACCCGACGAGTTCCACGTAGACGCCCACACGGTGGTTCGCGTCAACATGATGAACCAGATGCAACCGTTCGGCGTAGCCCACAGCGACCAGCTGCAGGCGACGGCACTTGAGATGCCGCATCTGGGCGGGAAGACCTGCATGATCATCATCCTTCCAGACAAGATGGACGGGCTGCCGGAGCTGGAGCGAAACTTGACCCCTCGGAGCCTGTCGGACCTACTGCACAAAATCCTCGTCAGGCCGAACGTAATGGTGAAGCTGCCAAAGTTTGTGGTGCAGCTCAGCTGCAAATTGCGCGAACCCCTCAAGGCCATGGGTGTGCGCGAGTTGTTCACAGCGCGGGCCAACCTGTCCGGGATCTTCGAGACAGGAAGTCCCGCTCTTGCGGACGTCTTCCACGGCACCTTCCTGGAGGTTAACGAGGAGGGCGCCGAGACTACGGAGCCTTCTGTGGAGGCCTTGGTCGATGGCGGTCCAGGACTCGGTGAAATCACGCGCCTCACCGTGAACCGGCCTTTCATATTTCTCATCAAGCCCCGGCATGGCAACGTTCTATTCATAATGGGCTCTGTGCGAAGGCCTTGA
- the LOC142588377 gene encoding iris-like: protein MPKSLSRMIVRFAVDLHKELLHSRKDKKENVTASPFNIAAALSMTFTGARGNTADELLAVLRGKQEKLHDNFASFIPKLSSHSNKLQFHVANRIFSDQKFPIVEEYATFVNSTYASAIQSVDFEKRSETVRSEINEWVKVVTASKIVDLLAPGSVTPTTNVLLVNAVYFKGLWESPFPASSTSRRDFNVDSKTKVQVDMMCQKQEFAISHSEELGVRAIEMPYRGGRTSMIILLPDEIEGLSHLERHLSHCKLSNIVADLKETPNVEVIMPKLLLQQCLYLKDTLVALGVNDLFSGNCNLSGMFKSGDPVVSEIIHKVYLQIDEDGTDAAVATPAVAAATTTTSSPVATQKTEFVVDHPFMLLVLKSKSDVILFMSSVRHP from the coding sequence ATGCCGAAATCTCTCAGTCGCATGATCGTGCGCTTCGCTGTGGACCTGCACAAAGAACTGCTACACTCCAGGAAAGACAAGAAAGAGAACGTCACCGCTTCGCCATTCAACATCGCAGCCGCTCTGTCAATGACGTTCACCGGAGCACGTGGGAACACTGCCGACGAGCTCTTGGCAGTGCTGCGTGGCAAGCAGGAGAAATTGCACGATAACTTCGCGTCCTTTATTCCAAAGCTGTCCAGCCACTCGAACAAGCTACAGTTCCACGTCGCCAATCGCATCTTCAGCGACCAGAAGTTTCCCATCGTGGAAGAGTACGCGACCTTCGTGAACTCGACGTATGCCTCGGCCATCCAATCGGTCGACTTCGAGAAACGCAGCGAGACCGTTCGCAGCGAGATCAATGAGTGGGTCAAGGTCGTCACCGCGTCCAAGATAGTCGACCTTCTGGCTCCCGGTAGCGTCACTCCTACCACCAACGTGCTCCTGGTCAACGCTGTTTACTTCAAGGGACTCTGGGAATCACCGTTTCCGGCCAGCTCGACGTCGCGCCGCGACTTTAACGTCGACTCCAAGACCAAGGTCCAGGTGGACATGATGTGCCAGAAGCAGGAGTTCGCCATCTCGCACAGCGAGGAACTCGGGGTCAGGGCCATCGAGATGCCCTATAGGGGGGGCAGGACCTCAATGATCATACTGCTGCCCGATGAAATCGAGGGCCTGTCACACTTGGAGCGCCACTTGTCTCACTGCAAGTTGTCCAACATCGTGGCGGACCTTAAGGAAACGCCGAATGTCGAAGTGATCATGCCCAAGCTCTTGCTTCAGCAGTGTCTGTACCTCAAGGACACTCTGGTGGCCTTGGGCGTGAACGATCTGTTTTCGGGCAACTGCAACCTTTCGGGAATGTTCAAGTCGGGCGATCCCGTCGTGTCCGAGATTATCCACAAGGTGTACTTGCAGATCGACGAAGACGGCACTGACGCCGCTGTAGCCACGCCTGCCGTGGCTGCGGCAACTACGACGACTTCGTCTCCGGTAGCGACGCAAAAGACGGAGTTCGTAGTTGACCATCCGTTCATGCTTCTTGTGTTGAAGAGCAAGTCAGATGTGATCCTTTTTATGAGCTCCGTGCGTCATCCATGA